From the genome of Streptomyces sp. NBC_01260, one region includes:
- a CDS encoding EboA domain-containing protein translates to MTSPDAPLLTRKELDAQLGGAARAWLDEALAEAAHAAAHPDAEPSRNVYAVPSWELRYAAAGRHCGLEHADSVRALLLIEARAGLAAATRLYEQGTAAERRAVLLVLPALDLGATALALVEDALRANDTTLIAAAVGPYAGEHLDPHNWRHAVLKCLFTGVPVAAVDQLARRSRGDAELARMLGDYAAERIAAGRPVPADLHRVLALTAPGPSAPGSTTTATGPAAPGPAAPTAPTAPSEES, encoded by the coding sequence ATGACCTCGCCGGATGCCCCGCTGCTGACCCGCAAGGAGCTCGACGCGCAGCTCGGCGGCGCCGCACGCGCCTGGCTCGACGAAGCACTCGCCGAGGCCGCCCACGCCGCCGCCCATCCGGACGCCGAACCTTCCCGCAACGTGTACGCCGTCCCCTCGTGGGAACTGCGGTACGCCGCAGCGGGCCGCCACTGCGGACTCGAACACGCCGACTCCGTACGCGCCCTGCTGCTCATCGAGGCCCGCGCCGGACTGGCCGCCGCGACCCGGCTCTACGAACAGGGCACCGCCGCCGAACGGCGCGCCGTCCTGCTCGTACTGCCCGCACTGGACCTCGGCGCCACCGCCCTGGCCCTCGTCGAGGACGCTCTGCGCGCCAACGACACCACACTGATCGCCGCCGCCGTCGGCCCGTACGCCGGCGAGCATCTCGATCCGCACAACTGGCGCCACGCCGTCCTCAAATGCCTCTTCACCGGTGTCCCCGTCGCCGCCGTCGACCAGCTGGCCCGGCGGTCCCGCGGCGACGCGGAACTCGCCCGGATGCTGGGCGACTACGCGGCCGAGCGCATCGCGGCAGGCCGCCCCGTCCCCGCCGACCTGCACCGGGTACTCGCCCTCACGGCCCCCGGCCCGAGCGCCCCCGGCTCCACCACCACCGCCACCGGTCCCGCTGCCCCCGGTCCCGCCGCCCCCACGGCCCCAACGGCCCCATCGGAGGAGTCCTGA